A region from the Onthophagus taurus isolate NC chromosome 8, IU_Otau_3.0, whole genome shotgun sequence genome encodes:
- the LOC111415143 gene encoding chromatin-remodeling ATPase INO80, with product MDPEDGDPMLSSSSSKPILTQKIESATNITVFLEECQKDMNNLNSDEDTVRVDHHSGSALNFTNGEDGNDSLLFNVDNVDFSRNWLTEILQEDVIDKRSNPANELADLMKLQKKKNSCAGNTKKIEMNKYYSTGLLSNHDKYSDNKKVTSLKYPKKRLKQDESPSKQQPLYMLPEVLRDTMPEDSIDFDLDHTIELHHIEESNVMKPPEVPKEPPQQKVTFAVPAAKKPKAKKFKDDESKQKWEEMMLAKRKKIFSAMVKKEINKQQRAKVNKHKEMLIQCKKIALQCQKVVRNKALQSARAVKELQWRMKRLARENLAYWKRSKRVDREMRRKLEKEAEEQRKMDFELIEAKRQQRKLNFLITQTELYAHFMSKKIGDTSPEEQLRILSQLDEEKHPRLAAIDDYDSEIMKSKAIKNAQDAFRNERARTQEFDRQGRLSDDTSLDTDDGEFTQPTIFQGTLKAYQLRGMNWLANLYDQGISGILADEMGLGKTVQSIAFLTHLAEKHDLWGPFLVICPASTLHNWQQEFAKFVPAFKVVPYWGNPADRKILRQFWNHDGMHTKDGGFHIVITSYQIVISDVKYFNRIKWQYMVLDEAQAIKSTNSMRWKTLLGFNCRNRLLLSGTPIQNSMAELWALLHFIMPTLFDSHEEFNEWFSKDIESHAENKTGIDEKHLSRLHMILKPFMLRRIKKDVENELSDKIEVMLYCPLTTRQKLLYMALKQKIRIEDLLHYTVGGGGGDSHNVDKNFTSNLMNLVMQFRKVCNHPELFERRDAKSPIFLNSLTYNVPYEIFDFNVRQETFQKIKLFCFNPVNINDCLKSDKQSIFIFLHSIKISIGEASSIFNSDILKRWQSFFEITRRQYNNAYRYFYSGTRPKYLDINVSSEFKMSPASIDMSPTLRDLVFTRNCTGKQVFYTFVKHLLLSMPETIEHRNIRYKNIDDNKKAELNDLIYEERKPQIFDCTLTEIPSFLFSVIPKVTVNAPQLFCPSRRVAHHWARHVDDWSLNSLNYHFCNATNQNLSRKSSVSQFHPIPRTALDNLSPMHGWSHITIPDKETLVTDSGKLSVLDGLLKRLKEEGHRVLIYSQMTKMIDLLEEYMWHRHHKYMRLDGSSKISERRDMVADFQARTDIFVFLLSTRAGGLGINLTAADTVIFYDSDWNPTVDQQAMDRAHRLGQTKQVTVYRLICKGSIEERILERAREKSEIQKLVISGGNFKPDTLKPKEVVSLLLDDEEIEQKYRQRAEERRHLEDMREMDRKRKYMASTKANITTTAEKLKKESQESGYCEGSLMDSTPNSPLMDLSMEIAADEIVENDLMDVDCEWTTQTSKPQVYSHPGPTKPRNPGRGASKRGRPRGSRRVSALGRFNSTSQSTPSTSTLDSSQEQTKYNSSYMFEAAVPTSSTPETRHSSSSSVPSTSAGNSGTTPAVRRGPGRPRLKPSGPAHQGSRGSYRPRKPAKPLPVPLPSDGNSTTTHNNSLVSGSTYLYNFSEQSDS from the exons ATGGACCCAGAAGACGGCGACCCAATGCTTAGCAGCAGCAGTTCAAAACccattttaacacaaaaaattgaGTCCGCCACGAACATTACAGTGTTTTTAGAGGAATGCCAAAAAGATATGAACAATTTAAATAGTGATGAAGATACTGTTCGTGTTGATCATCATTCTGGATCAgctttaaattttacaaacg gtgAAGATGGGAATGATAGTTTGTTATTTAATGTAGATAATGTTGATTTTTCCCGTAACTGGTTAACAGAAATTTTACAAGAAGATGTTATTGATAAAAGAAGTAATCCAGCGAATGAATTAGCAGATTTAATGAAACTCCAAAAAAAGAAGAACTCGTGTGCGGGAAACAccaaaaaaatagaaatgaaTAAGTATTACTCAACCGGGTTATTATCAAATCACGACAAATACAGCGACAACAAAAAAGTAACATCATTAAAATATCCAAAGAAACGATTAAAACAAGATGAATCTCCTTCAAAGCAACAACCCCTTTACATGCTCCCTGAAGTTCTAAGAGACACCATGCCGGAAGATTCGATCGATTTCGACTTGGATCACACGATAGAATTGCACCATATCGAAGAATCCAATGTAATGAAACCTCCAGAAGTCCCAAAAGAACCCCCACAACAAAAAGTTACATTCGCGGTACCTGCAGCTAAAAAACCgaaagcaaaaaaatttaaagacgACGAATCCAAACAAAAATGGGAGGAAATGATGCTGGCGAAgcgaaaaaaaatattttccgccatggttaaaaaagaaattaacaagCAACAACGAGCCAAAGTGAATAAACACAAAGAGATGTTGATACAATGCAAAAAAATCGCGTTGCAATGTCAAAAAGTCGTTCGAAATAAAGCT cttCAATCTGCCAGGGCTGTGAAAGAATTGCAATGGAGAATGAAACGTTTGGCGCGTGAAAATTTGGCGTATTGGAAACGTTCGAAACGCGTCGATAGAGAAATGAGAAGGAAACTTGAAAAGGAAGCGGAAGAACAACGAAAAATGGACTTTGAATTAATCGAAGCTAAACGGCAACAACgcaaattaaactttttaatcacCCAAACCGAGCTTTACGCCCATTTTATGTCGAAAAAAATCGGGGATACATCACCGGAAGAACAATTAAGAATTCTTAGCCAATTAGACGAAGAAAAACATCCGCGATTAGCCGCAATAGACGACTATGATAGTGAAATTATGAAATCAAAAGCGATTAAAAATGCGCAAGATGCGTTTAGAAACGAAAGGGCGCGGACGCAAGAGTTTGACCGGCAAGGTCGTTTGAGTGATGATACTTCTTTAGATACTGATGATGGGGAATTCACTCAACCCACCATTTTTCAAGGGACGTTGAAAGCGTATCAATTACGCGGAATGAATTGGTTAGCTAATCTTTATGATCAAGGAATTAGTGGAATTTTAGCTGATGAAATGGGATTAGGAAAAACTGTACAAAGTATTGCTTTTTTAACGCATTTAGCTGAAAAAcatg aTTTATGGGGTCCATTTTTGGTAATATGCCCAGCATCAACACTACATAATTGGCAACAAGAATTTGCAAAGTTTGTACCTGCATTCAAAGTGGTTCCATATTGGGGAAACCCGGCGGATCGTAAGATTTTGAGGCAATTTTGGAACCACGACGGGATGCACACTAAAGACGGTGGTTTTCACATTGTAATAACGAGTTATCAAATCGTTATCTCGGATGTTAAATACTTTAATAGGATTAAATGGCAGTACATGGTTTTAGATGAAGCGCAAGCTATTAAAAGCACTAATAG caTGCGTTGGAAAACACTTTTAGGTTTTAATTGTCGAAATAGACTGTTATTAAGTGGAACCCCAATCCAAAACAGCATGGCGGAACTTTGGGCTTTACTCCACTTCATAATGCCCACCCTTTTCGACTCACACGAAGAATTTAACGAGTGGTTTTCAAAAGATATTGAAAGCCACGCTGAAAATAAAACGGGAATTGATGaaa aaCATTTATCTAGATTGCACATGATTTTAAAGCCGTTTATGTTGCGTcgaataaaaaaagatgtcGAAAATGAACTTTCGGATAAAATTGAAGTAATGCTTTATTGTCCGTTGACAACGCGACAAAAATTACTTTACATggctttaaaacaaaaaattcgtaTTGAAGATTTGCTGCATTATACGGTTGGCGGTGGAGGTGGTGATAGTCACAACgttgataaaaatttcacGTCAAACTTGATGAATTTGGTGATGCAATTTCGGAAAGTTTGTAATCATCCCGAATTATTTGAAAGGCGGGATGCGAAATCCCCGATTTTTCTTAACTCATTAACGTATAACGTTCCgtatgaaatttttgatttcaacGTTCGACAGGAaacgtttcaaaaaattaaattgttttgttttaaccccgtcaatattaatgattgtttaaaaagcGATAAACaatcgatttttatatttttacattccATTAAAATAAGTATTGGTGAAGCTTCTAGCATTTTTaatagtgatatcttaaaaag gtggcaaagtttttttgaaataacccGGCGACAATATAACAACGCTTATAGGTATTTTTACTCGGGAACGAGACCTAAATATTTAGATATAAACGTTTCGAGTgagtttaaaatgagcccgGCTTCGATTGATATGAGTCCAACACTACGAGATCTAGTTTTTACAAGAAATTGCACGGGGAAACAAGTTTTTTACACGTTCGTTAAACATTTGTTACTTTCTATGCCGGAAACGATTGAGCACCGAAATATTCGATACAAAAACATCGATGATAAT aaaaaggcGGAATTAAACGATTTAATCTACGAAGAACGCAAGCCGCAAATTTTCGATTGTACGTTAACGGAGATCCCATCGTTCCTTTTTAGTGTAATTCCTAAAGTGACTGTAAACGCGCCCCAATTATTTTGCCCATCGCGTCGCGTCGCCCATCATTGGGCGCGACACGTTGACGATTGGTCCTTAAACTCgttaaattatcatttttgtaACGCTACAAATCAAAATTTGTCTCGAAAATCCTCGGTGTCCCAGTTTCACCCAATCCCTCGTACTGCTTTAGATAATTTATCGCCAATGCATGGGTGGTCGCACATTACAATTCCGGATAAAGAAACTTTAGTCACCGATTCTGGAAAATTATCCGTGCTTGATGGGcttttaaaacgattaaaagAAGAAGGGCATCGCGTTTTAATCTACTCCCAAATGACTAAAATGATCGATTTATTAGAAGAATATATGTGGCATCGACACCATAAATATATGAGGTTAGATGGGTCatcaaaaatttctgaaagACGTGATATGGTCGCTGATTTTCAAGCTAGGActgatatttttgtatttttacttTCAACCCGAGCTGGAGGTCTAGGAATCAATCTAACCGCCGCGGACACTGTGATTTTTTACGATAGCGATTGGAACCCCACAGTCGATCAGCAAGCCATGGACAGAGCTCACCGATTAGGCCAAACTAAACAAGTCACCGTTTATCGATTAATTTGTAAAGGATCGATTGAGGAAAGAATTTTAGAACGAGCTAGAGAAAAAAGCGAAATTCAAAAATTGGTTATTAGCGGCGGCAATTTCAAACCGGATACTTTAAAACCGAAAGAAGTTGTTTCTTTGTTATTAGACGATGAAGAAATCgaacaaaaat atcgACAAAGAGCGGAAGAAAGAAGACATTTAGAAGATATGCGAGAAATGGACAGAAAACGAAAATACATGGCTTCAACTAAAGCAAATATCACCACCACCGccgaaaaactaaaaaaagaaagtcAAGAAAGCGGGTATTGCGAAGGATCCTTAATGGATAGCACTCCAAATAGCCCATTAATGGATTTAAGCATGGAAATAGCCGCCGATGAAATCGTTGAAAATGATCTTATGGACGTCGACTGCGAATGGACCACACAAACCtcaa aACCACAAGTATATTCACATCCTGGACCCACAAAACCTCGGAATCCAGGTCGAGGGGCATCAAAACGAGGCCGACCTCGCGGATCAAGACGCGTTTCAGCTTTGGGACGATTTAATTCTACCTCACAATCAACACCTTCTACCTCTACATTAG ATTCATCTCAAGAACAAACGAAATACAATTCTTCGTATATGTTTGAAGCTGCTGTTCCGACGTCATCAACGCCGGAAACGCGTCACTCGTCGTCATCGTCGGTGCCGAGCACGTCTGCTGGAAATAGTGGGACGACGCCGGCGGTGCGTCGAGGTCCCGGAAGACCGCGTTTAAAGCCTTCCGGTCCCGCGCATCAGGGTTCGAGAGGGAGTTACCGGCCGCGAAAACCTGCAAAGCCGCTACCGGTTCCGTTGCCGTCCGACGGCAATTCGACGACCACACACAACAATAGCCTCGTTTCCGGTTCGACATATCTTTACAATTTCTCCGAACAGTCCGATTCGTAG